A window of Halomonas sp. H10-9-1 contains these coding sequences:
- a CDS encoding MBL fold metallo-hydrolase, which produces MLIKTLASSLALATALIAGSASADSISQETTQQVQQIRNATVKITYGDTTFLIDPMLAEQGAYPGFDGTYRSELRNPLVGLPMPAEDVIDDTDAVIVTHTHLDHWDAAAQALLPKDIPLFAQHQADAAMIREQGFTNVRILSDKAEFDGVTLSRTGGQHGTDEMYASPEVAAALGDVMGVVFQAPGQETLYLVGDTIWRDEVDQAFDEYDPKIVVLNAGQAMRSDYDDPIIMGKEDVLRATQTAPEATVVATHMDAINHMSLTREALREYVQAEGIEDHVVIPADGEVIAF; this is translated from the coding sequence ATGCTGATCAAGACCCTCGCCAGTTCCCTGGCCCTGGCCACGGCCCTAATCGCCGGCAGTGCATCCGCGGACTCGATCTCTCAGGAGACAACGCAGCAGGTGCAGCAGATCCGCAATGCCACGGTGAAGATCACCTATGGGGATACCACCTTCCTGATCGATCCCATGCTGGCCGAGCAGGGCGCCTACCCGGGTTTCGATGGCACCTACCGTAGCGAGCTGCGCAATCCGCTGGTTGGATTGCCAATGCCGGCAGAGGATGTGATAGACGACACGGACGCCGTGATCGTGACCCACACCCACCTCGACCACTGGGACGCCGCCGCCCAGGCGCTGCTGCCGAAGGATATCCCACTGTTCGCTCAGCACCAGGCCGATGCAGCGATGATCCGTGAGCAGGGCTTTACCAACGTGCGCATCCTTTCCGATAAGGCCGAGTTCGATGGCGTCACCCTGAGCAGGACAGGCGGCCAGCATGGCACCGATGAAATGTATGCCTCACCTGAAGTCGCGGCCGCTCTCGGGGATGTGATGGGCGTAGTCTTCCAAGCGCCTGGCCAGGAGACTCTCTACCTGGTAGGCGACACCATATGGCGCGATGAAGTTGATCAGGCGTTCGATGAGTATGACCCTAAGATTGTGGTGCTCAACGCAGGGCAAGCGATGCGCAGCGATTATGATGATCCCATCATCATGGGCAAGGAAGATGTACTGCGCGCTACCCAGACAGCACCGGAAGCAACAGTAGTCGCCACACACATGGATGCTATCAACCATATGTCGCTGACACGGGAAGCGTTGAGAGAGTACGTGCAGGCGGAGGGCATCGAGGATCATGTCGTGATCCCCGCCGACGGCGAGGTCATCGCCTTCTGA
- the cobT gene encoding nicotinate-nucleotide--dimethylbenzimidazole phosphoribosyltransferase: MLADTLAALTPADHAAARRMALHLDNLTKPPGSLGRLETLAVTLAAISGEASPRVSPPGMLVFAADHGVAAEGVSAFPQEVTAQMVANFVAGGAAINVFARQLGARLEVIDVGVAATLPGQGVVDEKVRHGTANMVETDAMHRDQAVSAIEAGIRAAERAVDAGCRCLIIGEMGIANTTASSALLATLSEAPVAGLIGSGTGLPAERLAHKQAVIERALAARAPDRDDPLDVLAKLGGLEIAAMTGAYLGGAARRVPLLVDGFIATVAALVACRLGADTRDYLIFGHRSREPGHTHALAALDAQPLLDLELCLGEGTGAALAYPLLEAACRVPAEMATFDAIGIDTAP, encoded by the coding sequence ATGCTCGCCGACACCCTTGCCGCCCTGACCCCCGCCGATCACGCCGCCGCCCGCCGTATGGCGTTGCACCTGGATAACCTCACCAAGCCCCCCGGCAGCCTGGGACGCCTGGAAACGCTGGCCGTGACGCTGGCGGCGATCTCCGGCGAGGCCTCTCCCCGGGTCTCGCCTCCGGGGATGCTGGTCTTCGCTGCCGACCATGGGGTAGCCGCCGAGGGTGTCTCGGCCTTTCCCCAGGAGGTCACCGCACAGATGGTGGCCAACTTCGTGGCCGGCGGGGCGGCGATCAACGTCTTCGCCCGCCAGCTCGGGGCACGCCTCGAGGTGATCGACGTGGGGGTGGCTGCCACGCTGCCCGGCCAGGGCGTCGTGGATGAGAAGGTGCGCCATGGCACCGCCAACATGGTCGAGACGGATGCCATGCATCGCGATCAGGCGGTGTCGGCCATCGAGGCGGGCATCCGCGCCGCCGAGCGGGCCGTCGATGCCGGCTGCCGCTGCCTGATCATCGGCGAGATGGGCATCGCCAATACCACGGCGAGCAGCGCCCTGCTCGCCACGCTCAGCGAGGCGCCGGTGGCCGGCCTGATCGGCAGCGGTACCGGCCTTCCGGCCGAACGCCTTGCCCACAAGCAGGCGGTCATCGAACGCGCCCTTGCCGCCCGTGCGCCGGATCGTGACGACCCCTTGGACGTGCTCGCCAAGCTTGGGGGACTCGAGATCGCCGCCATGACCGGCGCCTACCTGGGCGGAGCGGCTCGCCGGGTGCCGCTGCTGGTGGACGGCTTCATCGCCACGGTGGCCGCGCTGGTGGCCTGTCGACTGGGAGCCGACACCCGCGACTATCTGATCTTCGGACACCGCTCCCGCGAGCCGGGCCACACTCATGCCCTGGCAGCCCTCGATGCCCAGCCGCTGCTCGACCTCGAGCTGTGCCTGGGGGAGGGCACCGGCGCGGCCCTGGCCTACCCGCTACTGGAAGCGGCCTGTCGTGTGCCGGCCGAGATGGCCACCTTCGACGCTATCGGCATCGACACCGCGCCGTGA
- a CDS encoding helix-turn-helix domain-containing protein, whose product MPLPSVGLILYPNISPFHFSVPYTVFGMALPDRPLFDLSIVAPEGKPLAAERAMTVRPDGGLELLDRVDIAVVPGWHDLNEAPPPELAESLVRCHERGAHVVGLCYGTYALAYAGLLDGRRASTHWMAEQDFIGRFPRVKLDTNALYVEEDRLVTSAGTAAGLDCCLFLVREYYGAQIANKVARAMVVPPHREGGQAQFIEQPVATSTQDAHINRLLDYLREHLAESHTIDALATRTAMSRRTFTRHFHKATGMTVVEWLVSERLRRGRELLETTSLSVEAIAERVAFHTATSFRQHFRQRHRVSPRDWRKTFGEST is encoded by the coding sequence TTGCCGTTGCCCAGCGTCGGACTGATCCTTTACCCGAATATCAGTCCCTTCCATTTCTCGGTGCCCTATACGGTGTTCGGTATGGCCTTGCCCGATCGCCCACTGTTCGATCTGTCCATCGTGGCGCCGGAGGGGAAGCCGCTGGCGGCCGAGCGGGCGATGACGGTACGGCCCGACGGCGGCCTGGAGCTGCTGGACCGGGTGGATATCGCGGTGGTGCCTGGCTGGCATGACCTGAATGAAGCGCCGCCGCCAGAGCTGGCCGAGTCGCTCGTCCGGTGTCATGAGCGGGGTGCCCATGTGGTGGGACTCTGTTACGGCACCTATGCCCTGGCTTACGCCGGGCTGCTGGACGGTAGGCGGGCGTCGACTCACTGGATGGCCGAGCAGGATTTCATCGGCCGCTTTCCCAGAGTCAAGCTGGATACCAATGCGCTCTACGTGGAGGAGGATCGTCTGGTGACGTCTGCCGGTACCGCGGCCGGCCTGGATTGTTGCTTGTTCCTGGTGCGTGAATATTACGGCGCGCAAATTGCCAACAAGGTGGCTCGGGCCATGGTGGTCCCACCGCATCGAGAGGGTGGGCAAGCGCAGTTCATCGAGCAGCCGGTTGCTACCTCTACCCAGGACGCCCACATCAACCGCCTGCTCGACTACCTGCGAGAACACCTGGCGGAGTCGCACACCATCGATGCGCTTGCCACCCGTACCGCCATGAGTCGGCGGACCTTCACGCGCCACTTCCACAAAGCCACCGGCATGACGGTGGTGGAGTGGCTGGTGAGCGAGCGGCTGCGGCGTGGACGCGAGCTGTTGGAAACCACCTCCTTGTCGGTAGAGGCCATTGCGGAAAGGGTCGCTTTCCACACGGCGACATCGTTTCGGCAACATTTCAGGCAGCGGCATCGGGTCAGCCCCCGCGACTGGCGAAAGACCTTCGGCGAAAGCACCTGA
- a CDS encoding adenosylcobinamide amidohydrolase translates to MTSEQRLAFGPGITLDVTADWVHLAASRPLWTLSSALVGGGFGWRRHFCNFHVDKGYAGGAPAADLADWLAARRLPAGESLAMMTAVRLEHLHVEAGQGVLAAVTAGAGNAVDIAAPLAGDPRPVGTINTLLLIDGHLTDGGLVNACLSASEAKVRALHSLGVLDPHSGTPASGTSTDCLAVAATQVGEVTPYAGSGTRLGRELGRAVYRATRASLLASREWRRRQAMEEGTHG, encoded by the coding sequence GTGACGTCGGAACAACGTCTCGCCTTCGGCCCGGGAATCACCCTCGACGTCACCGCCGACTGGGTGCACCTGGCCGCCTCGCGCCCGCTCTGGACCCTGAGTAGCGCCCTGGTGGGCGGCGGCTTCGGCTGGCGGCGGCACTTCTGCAATTTCCACGTGGACAAGGGGTACGCCGGGGGCGCGCCGGCGGCGGATCTCGCCGACTGGCTGGCGGCGCGGCGGCTGCCGGCGGGCGAGAGCCTGGCCATGATGACCGCGGTGCGCCTTGAACACCTGCACGTGGAGGCGGGGCAGGGGGTGCTGGCGGCGGTGACCGCCGGGGCCGGCAATGCCGTGGATATCGCCGCCCCTCTGGCCGGGGATCCTCGGCCGGTAGGCACCATCAATACCCTGCTCCTGATCGATGGCCACCTCACCGACGGCGGCCTGGTCAACGCCTGCCTGTCGGCCAGCGAGGCCAAGGTGCGCGCCCTGCACTCCCTCGGGGTGCTGGACCCCCATAGCGGCACGCCGGCCAGCGGCACCTCCACCGATTGCCTGGCCGTTGCCGCGACGCAAGTGGGCGAGGTGACCCCCTATGCCGGTTCGGGAACACGGCTCGGTCGCGAGCTGGGCCGGGCGGTTTATCGGGCCACCCGCGCCTCGCTGCTGGCCTCCCGGGAGTGGCGGCGGCGCCAGGCGATGGAGGAGGGCACCCATGGCTGA
- a CDS encoding DUF411 domain-containing protein, translating to MKRLVPTLLASSALLIGAGTAQAALPNAATLYKNPQCGCCDEYARQLEALGVEVAIVDDVPIGQVKERVGLPYGLGSCHTIEMGEYVIEGHVPFAAVERLFEEQPDTDGIGLAGMPIGTPGMPGPKQDDWNVYQFRAGEAQPYMTL from the coding sequence ATGAAACGCCTTGTCCCCACTCTGCTTGCCTCCTCTGCACTGCTGATCGGTGCCGGCACCGCCCAGGCGGCCTTGCCCAATGCGGCGACGCTCTACAAGAACCCCCAGTGTGGCTGCTGCGATGAGTATGCCCGCCAGCTTGAGGCGCTCGGCGTCGAGGTCGCCATCGTCGACGACGTCCCGATCGGTCAGGTCAAGGAGCGAGTCGGACTGCCCTACGGACTGGGCTCCTGCCATACCATCGAGATGGGTGAGTATGTCATCGAGGGACACGTGCCCTTCGCGGCGGTGGAAAGGCTCTTCGAAGAGCAGCCCGATACCGATGGCATCGGCCTTGCGGGCATGCCCATCGGCACACCGGGTATGCCGGGACCGAAGCAGGATGACTGGAATGTCTACCAGTTTCGCGCCGGAGAGGCCCAGCCATACATGACGCTATAG
- a CDS encoding response regulator transcription factor: MKLLLLEDDDLLAESLAESLKDNGYRVDLATSLRNAEALMTTENYALAIMDLGLPDGSGLDLLKRWRQSGRDLPVLILTARDTWEDKVVGLEGGADDYLTKPFHEAELIARVKALLRRQSGRLTSQLTLGDVSLDEANQCVRVADGPWHPLTGTEFVLLRYFMHHPGRVLSKEHLLNQLYTLEQDAAAPNLIEVYIARLRRHLGKPSIQTRRGQGYVFVAD, translated from the coding sequence ATGAAGCTCTTGCTACTCGAAGATGACGACTTGCTGGCCGAGAGCCTCGCCGAATCCCTCAAGGACAACGGTTACCGGGTCGACCTGGCCACGTCTCTGAGAAACGCCGAGGCGCTTATGACGACCGAGAACTATGCGCTGGCGATCATGGACCTGGGCCTTCCCGATGGCTCGGGTCTCGACCTGCTCAAGCGGTGGCGCCAGTCGGGCCGCGACCTGCCGGTGTTGATCCTGACGGCTCGGGACACCTGGGAAGACAAGGTCGTCGGGCTCGAAGGCGGCGCGGATGACTACCTGACCAAACCCTTCCACGAAGCCGAGCTTATCGCCCGGGTCAAGGCACTGTTGCGCCGCCAATCGGGGCGACTCACCAGTCAGTTGACGCTGGGTGATGTCTCCCTGGACGAGGCCAACCAGTGCGTCCGTGTGGCCGATGGCCCCTGGCACCCGCTGACAGGCACCGAGTTCGTGCTGCTGCGCTACTTCATGCATCATCCGGGGCGCGTGCTCTCCAAGGAGCACCTCCTCAACCAGCTCTATACCCTGGAGCAGGACGCCGCGGCACCCAATCTCATCGAGGTGTACATCGCGCGGCTGCGCCGTCACCTGGGCAAACCAAGCATCCAGACCCGTCGCGGCCAGGGCTATGTCTTTGTTGCAGATTGA
- a CDS encoding plastocyanin/azurin family copper-binding protein, which translates to MMRKSLLAITLGLAATSALAAGEHGGSHSSTPDAEIDRTIQVEAGDMWFDPETLGITAGETVRFKVVNTGNLQHEFVIGDAEAQEAHREMMQAMGDSGHGDGHDGHGGHDMAEGAHGGEMPAVTIAPGDTAELVWTAPADVDTLVYACNIPGHSESGMVGEIQLGK; encoded by the coding sequence ATGATGCGTAAGTCTCTGCTGGCCATCACCCTTGGCCTGGCCGCCACTTCCGCCCTTGCTGCCGGTGAACATGGTGGCTCCCATTCCTCCACGCCTGATGCCGAGATCGACCGCACCATCCAGGTCGAGGCCGGTGACATGTGGTTTGATCCCGAGACACTCGGCATCACCGCTGGAGAGACTGTGCGCTTCAAGGTAGTCAACACCGGCAACCTGCAACACGAATTCGTGATCGGCGATGCCGAAGCCCAGGAAGCGCACCGCGAGATGATGCAGGCCATGGGAGACAGTGGTCATGGTGACGGCCACGACGGTCATGGCGGCCATGACATGGCGGAAGGTGCGCATGGCGGCGAGATGCCGGCGGTAACCATCGCGCCCGGCGACACCGCAGAGCTGGTGTGGACCGCCCCCGCCGACGTGGATACGCTCGTCTATGCCTGCAACATCCCCGGACACTCCGAGTCCGGCATGGTCGGCGAGATCCAGCTGGGCAAGTGA
- a CDS encoding cobalamin-binding protein, whose translation MKTVHTSHGLATFALTTFSLAVLPLAAVAVPARAEVCAIDDAAREVCLSAPAERIAALSPGATELVYAAGAGEAVVAVVDYSDYPPEAREVASIGSHMRLDMERLAALRPTLAIGWVTGNPAEQLETLEALGVPVFYLEPRTFEGVASAIERLGDLAGTHEAAHEEAARFRDGMAEIRDRYADRSPVRVFYQVWDEPLMTVNDDHLIGKVLTACGGDNVFGGLERLVPRIDDESVLGADPEAILAGGMGEENRQWLTHWEQYPSLTAVAEGNLFFVPPSLIQRPTPRLLEGSRLFCEKLEAARARR comes from the coding sequence ATGAAAACCGTTCATACCTCCCATGGCCTGGCCACCTTCGCCCTGACCACCTTCTCCCTGGCCGTGCTGCCACTGGCTGCAGTTGCAGTGCCGGCCCGTGCCGAGGTGTGTGCCATCGACGATGCCGCACGCGAGGTATGCCTCTCCGCGCCGGCCGAGCGCATCGCCGCGCTGTCGCCGGGGGCTACCGAGCTGGTCTATGCCGCCGGCGCCGGCGAGGCGGTGGTGGCGGTGGTCGACTACAGCGACTACCCCCCCGAGGCGCGCGAAGTGGCCAGCATCGGTAGCCATATGCGCCTGGATATGGAGCGCCTGGCGGCCCTGCGTCCGACCCTGGCGATCGGTTGGGTCACCGGCAACCCGGCCGAGCAGCTGGAGACCCTCGAAGCGCTGGGTGTGCCGGTGTTCTACCTGGAGCCGCGCACTTTCGAGGGGGTGGCAAGCGCCATCGAACGGCTGGGCGACCTGGCAGGCACCCACGAGGCGGCGCATGAGGAAGCGGCGCGGTTTCGCGACGGCATGGCGGAGATCCGTGACCGCTACGCCGACCGCTCGCCGGTGCGTGTCTTCTATCAGGTGTGGGACGAGCCGCTGATGACCGTCAACGATGACCACTTGATCGGCAAGGTGTTGACCGCCTGCGGTGGCGACAACGTCTTCGGTGGCCTCGAGCGCCTGGTGCCGCGTATCGACGACGAGTCGGTGCTGGGCGCCGACCCGGAGGCGATACTGGCCGGCGGCATGGGCGAGGAGAACCGCCAATGGCTTACTCACTGGGAGCAGTACCCCAGCTTGACCGCCGTGGCAGAAGGCAACCTCTTCTTCGTTCCGCCGTCGCTGATCCAGCGACCCACGCCGCGCCTGCTCGAGGGCAGCCGGCTGTTCTGCGAGAAGCTGGAGGCGGCGCGTGCACGCCGTTAG
- the cbiB gene encoding adenosylcobinamide-phosphate synthase CbiB, which produces MAEPFSPALLALVLAAVVLDLAIGDPRRLPHPVVGIGAVIARLERAWNHGSPRARRIRGALMTALVVAGSGLLAWAGIALLERVHAWLGWLAEGWLLASCLAIRGLRDAAQAVATPLARGDLPAARRALSLIVGRDTEELDEEGVTRGAVETVAENTVDGITAPLLFALLGGAPLAVAYKAVNTLDSMVGYRSERYRDFGRASARLDDAANWLPARLTALTLWLGACCLARGARPPHVRGALAATRREAPRHPSPNSGWPEAMVANLLGVRLGGTNRYRGEVSERARLGTPREPLRHAHIGATVRLMHGGWLGFLALLAALVLLAEALS; this is translated from the coding sequence ATGGCTGAACCGTTCTCGCCTGCGCTGCTGGCCCTGGTGTTGGCCGCCGTGGTTCTGGACCTGGCCATCGGCGACCCGCGCCGCCTGCCCCACCCGGTGGTGGGCATCGGGGCGGTGATCGCCCGGCTGGAGCGCGCCTGGAACCATGGGTCGCCCCGGGCGCGCCGCATCCGCGGAGCGCTGATGACCGCCCTGGTAGTGGCGGGCAGTGGCCTGCTGGCCTGGGCCGGCATCGCCCTGCTGGAGCGCGTTCATGCCTGGCTGGGCTGGCTGGCGGAGGGCTGGCTGCTGGCCAGTTGCCTCGCCATTCGTGGCCTGCGGGACGCCGCCCAGGCGGTGGCCACCCCGCTGGCTCGGGGCGACCTGCCCGCGGCGCGCCGGGCGCTCTCCCTGATCGTCGGCCGCGACACCGAGGAGCTGGACGAGGAAGGCGTGACCCGCGGGGCGGTGGAGACCGTGGCCGAGAACACGGTGGACGGCATCACCGCGCCGCTCCTCTTCGCCCTGTTGGGGGGCGCCCCCCTGGCGGTGGCCTACAAGGCGGTCAACACCCTGGACTCCATGGTGGGCTATCGCAGCGAGCGCTACCGCGACTTCGGCCGGGCTTCGGCGCGCCTGGATGACGCCGCCAACTGGCTGCCGGCCCGGCTCACCGCCCTGACCCTGTGGCTAGGGGCCTGTTGCCTGGCCCGCGGGGCGCGCCCCCCCCATGTCCGCGGTGCCCTGGCCGCTACCCGTCGCGAAGCGCCCAGGCACCCGAGCCCCAACAGCGGCTGGCCCGAGGCCATGGTGGCCAACCTGTTGGGCGTTCGGCTCGGCGGCACCAACCGTTACCGTGGCGAGGTCTCCGAGCGCGCCCGCCTGGGGACGCCTCGGGAGCCGCTGCGTCATGCCCATATCGGTGCGACCGTTCGGCTGATGCACGGCGGCTGGCTGGGCTTTCTGGCGCTGCTGGCGGCGCTGGTGCTGCTCGCAGAGGCACTGTCATGA
- the bioA gene encoding adenosylmethionine--8-amino-7-oxononanoate transaminase: MSHHDRSPVWHPYAHLKTQRPAPRVVGGEGPRFTLEGGETLLDATCSWWCMIHGYRHPRLVRAIQRQADTLCHVMLGGLTHEPADRLARELVRITPAGLNHVFFSDSGSVGMEVAMKMAVQAQRLRGRPRKQRMLSLMKAYHGDTAGCMAVCDPEEGMHSLFAGYLPRHHFAPAPTAPFDAEPAAVEADLAALRAVLERHHHEIAALLMEPLLQAAGGLNMTSPHYLAGARELCDAFDVLLVFDEVATGFGRTGRMFAADHADVTPDIMVLSKGLTGGYLGHAATLATERVHDAFVGDSPEHAFMHGPTFMGNPLACAVALESLAVFEEEDYLGRIAALNEVLRSELLDDTRLTEHPAVADIRVLGATAVIEARRAADLTGVAEWARARGVWLRPIGRCLYTMPAYITSAQEMRQITEVMKGWFG, translated from the coding sequence ATGAGCCATCATGACCGCTCCCCCGTCTGGCACCCCTATGCCCACCTCAAGACCCAGCGCCCGGCGCCGAGGGTGGTCGGCGGCGAGGGGCCACGCTTCACCCTGGAGGGCGGCGAGACGCTGCTCGATGCCACCTGCTCCTGGTGGTGCATGATCCACGGCTACCGCCATCCGCGGCTGGTGCGCGCCATCCAGCGCCAGGCCGACACCCTCTGCCATGTGATGCTCGGCGGCCTGACCCACGAGCCCGCCGACCGCCTGGCCCGGGAGCTGGTGAGAATCACCCCGGCGGGCCTGAACCACGTCTTCTTCTCCGACAGCGGCTCGGTAGGCATGGAGGTGGCCATGAAGATGGCGGTGCAGGCCCAGCGGCTACGTGGCCGGCCGCGCAAACAACGCATGCTCTCGTTGATGAAGGCCTACCACGGCGACACCGCCGGCTGCATGGCGGTGTGCGATCCCGAGGAGGGCATGCACTCGCTGTTCGCCGGCTACCTGCCGCGCCACCACTTCGCCCCGGCACCCACCGCCCCCTTCGACGCCGAGCCCGCGGCGGTGGAGGCGGACCTCGCCGCCCTGCGCGCGGTACTCGAGCGCCACCACCACGAGATCGCCGCGCTGCTGATGGAGCCATTACTGCAGGCCGCCGGCGGGCTCAACATGACCTCGCCCCACTACCTGGCGGGCGCTCGCGAGCTGTGCGATGCCTTCGACGTGCTGCTGGTGTTCGACGAGGTGGCCACCGGCTTCGGGCGCACCGGGCGGATGTTCGCCGCCGACCACGCCGATGTCACCCCGGATATCATGGTGCTCTCCAAGGGACTCACCGGCGGCTATCTCGGCCATGCGGCGACACTCGCCACCGAGCGGGTCCATGACGCCTTCGTGGGGGACTCCCCCGAGCACGCCTTCATGCACGGACCCACCTTCATGGGCAACCCGCTGGCCTGCGCCGTGGCCCTGGAGAGCCTGGCGGTGTTCGAGGAGGAGGACTACCTGGGCCGCATCGCCGCGCTCAACGAGGTACTGCGCAGCGAACTGCTCGACGACACACGCCTGACCGAGCACCCGGCAGTCGCGGACATACGCGTGCTGGGTGCCACCGCGGTGATCGAGGCCCGCCGGGCGGCGGACCTCACCGGGGTGGCCGAATGGGCCCGCGCCCGGGGGGTCTGGCTGCGTCCCATCGGCCGCTGCCTCTACACCATGCCCGCCTATATCACTTCGGCACAGGAGATGCGCCAGATTACCGAGGTCATGAAGGGCTGGTTCGGATAG
- a CDS encoding cobyrinate a,c-diamide synthase, with product MTTTPIRGETHAALISAPGSGQGKSMVTAALARLHRNAGRRVRVFKHGPDYLDPMVLEVASGEPVYQLHPWMTGEEECRWRLAEAAQSADLILVEGSMGLFDGEPSSADLAMLAGIPALPVIDARGMAQTFGAVAQGLATYHPRMVVREVIANRIGSARHGDMLRESLPAGISLLGAIPRSAAMAIPDRHLGLVQAGELEGLDRQLDAAAAVLAEAGLDRLPARVTLEAGAPEPPPRLLDGVRIAVARDAAFAFIYRANLDLLRQLGASLRFFSPLKDRGLPEADALWLPGGYPELHGRTLAANDGIRDAIRSHFAADRPLLAECGGLMACTEALTDGEGETHAMLGLLPGSVRMAGKLKALGLQSLRSDRGELRGHTYHHSELDTGEVPLARTRRLAGSEAEPVFRRRGLVASYFHGYFPSAPELVAAIFRGEPWSPLG from the coding sequence ATGACCACGACCCCGATTCGCGGCGAGACCCACGCCGCACTGATTAGCGCGCCCGGCTCCGGCCAGGGCAAGTCCATGGTCACGGCCGCCCTGGCACGGCTGCACCGCAATGCCGGTCGCCGGGTGCGGGTCTTCAAGCATGGCCCGGACTATCTCGATCCGATGGTGCTGGAAGTGGCATCGGGGGAGCCTGTCTATCAGCTCCATCCCTGGATGACGGGTGAGGAGGAGTGTCGCTGGCGTCTGGCCGAGGCAGCGCAGTCGGCGGATCTGATCTTGGTCGAAGGCTCCATGGGGCTGTTCGACGGCGAGCCTTCCAGTGCCGATCTCGCCATGCTGGCGGGCATTCCGGCACTGCCGGTGATCGATGCTCGGGGCATGGCCCAGACCTTCGGTGCCGTGGCCCAGGGGCTGGCCACCTACCATCCGCGGATGGTGGTGCGGGAAGTGATCGCCAACCGCATCGGCAGCGCTCGACACGGCGACATGCTGCGGGAAAGCCTGCCGGCGGGAATCTCGCTGCTGGGGGCGATTCCACGCAGCGCTGCCATGGCCATTCCCGACCGCCATCTGGGCCTGGTGCAGGCCGGTGAACTCGAGGGGCTAGACCGCCAGCTGGATGCCGCCGCCGCGGTGCTCGCCGAGGCCGGCCTCGATCGCCTGCCGGCGCGGGTGACCCTGGAAGCCGGGGCTCCCGAGCCGCCTCCGCGCCTGCTCGATGGCGTACGCATTGCCGTGGCCCGCGATGCTGCCTTCGCCTTTATCTACCGGGCCAACCTCGACCTGCTCCGGCAGCTGGGCGCGTCGCTGAGGTTCTTCTCTCCCCTGAAGGATCGCGGACTGCCCGAGGCGGATGCCCTCTGGCTGCCGGGGGGGTATCCGGAGTTACATGGCAGGACGCTGGCCGCCAATGACGGCATCCGCGATGCCATCCGCTCCCACTTTGCGGCGGACAGGCCGCTCCTGGCCGAGTGCGGTGGGCTGATGGCCTGCACGGAGGCGCTCACCGATGGCGAGGGTGAGACGCATGCCATGCTGGGGTTGCTGCCGGGCAGCGTACGCATGGCCGGCAAGCTGAAGGCCCTGGGGCTGCAGAGCCTGCGCAGCGACCGCGGTGAGTTGCGTGGCCACACCTATCACCACTCCGAGCTGGACACCGGCGAAGTCCCGCTGGCACGGACCCGCCGGCTGGCCGGCAGCGAGGCGGAGCCGGTCTTCCGACGCCGCGGCCTGGTAGCCAGCTACTTTCACGGCTATTTCCCCTCTGCGCCGGAACTGGTCGCCGCGATCTTCCGGGGCGAGCCCTGGTCGCCGCTCGGCTGA